A stretch of DNA from Dehalobacterium formicoaceticum:
TCCATTTCCCCATAAGTTATAATTTCATGGCTCCTTTTACTCATTGTAAGTAATTTGAACCTTGATGTGAAAACTATTAAAGCAGGGACCATACCTTTTCTTTCCTTTTGGCGAGCCTTCATAACCTTGGCACCTTCTATCGGTTTCAAATTCAGTACGTTTGCTTTCAACCATATTGCGTATAATAGAACCAATGTTAAAACCGCCATTATAGCATCGCGAATTACTGCAATTAATAAATTCGCCCATATTTTCTTTGTAAAAAACCTGTCTTTTACTGAGTTCGTATACTCCTTCCCCATCCTCTTCAACTTCAACTCTCATATTTTTAATCTGCGGAAATGCCTCAGAGAAGCTGACTTTACTACAAAATGCATAATTTGTGCTGTTAAAAACATCCGAAGCTTTATCTCTCTTGTTTGCCGGCATGCTGGTAACCCCCTTCTCTTTCACTGCTACTACGTTCCTTCTAAATTCACCATACGAATCCTACGTTATACCGTAGTACATCAAGTACCTGCAAGCCATTATTATTCCCGTCTTCCCACTAAGGTAAATAGATGTACTCATCGGGATCAAAAATTATTCATTATATTGAGTTTTAATCAATTCTACTAACTCCCTCTTTAATCTAACGTTTTCTCTTGATTACTTGTTTTTTCTTAGATTTTCACATTACTCAAAACATGCCATATGGATATCATGCTCATTTATGCATATACCTGGAAGGGCAAGGGCGACCTCAATAAGCTGAATGTTTTTTCGCTTTTTTCCGGCCGTTGGTATCCACTTGCTCTCCGTAATTGTCAAAAAATCTACACATAGCAAACGCCTTTAGGAACTGAGATAATAACCTCAAGACTATTTGAGGAGGAATTATCTATGACTCTTAAAGAGCAGTCCATGATTAGGCGCCAGCAAGTAAAAGATTATCTTGCTTCCGGCCAAGCTGCAGCCGCATGGTGCTTAGAAAACAATCTAAACATCACTACACTCCGATACTGGGTGACCAAGTGCAACCGCGAAGCCAATGCTGATCCCCAGCAAAAAACCTTTATCGAGTTGAAGCAAACATCGATAAAGGAAGTTCCGGTCATTGTTAAGATCGGGGCAGTTTCCATCGAGCTGTATTCAGGCTTTCAAGCAGAGACTCTGCGCGAAGCTATTGCTGCTATTTATTCCATATGAGCCTAAATACTGCTGGCCTTAGAATATTCCTTTCTTGCAAGCCCTGCGACATGCGAAAGAGTATCGAAGGTCTTGCTACATTGGTCCAGACGCAGTTACAGATGGACCCTTTTGAAAACTGCCTTTACGTGTTCTGTAACCGGGCCTGTGATAAATGTAAGATCCTTCATTGGTCGAATAACGGCTGGTGGTTATATTATCGCAAATTGAGTCGTGGCGTTTTCCGATGGAAGTTTTACGAAAACAAACAGGTCCTTGAGGTCTCTGAACGGCAGTTTAGGTGGCTTTTAGATGGTTTATCAATGGATCAGCCATCCGCACATAAGCCTGTTAAGCAGCGGATAATTCTTTAACCGGTTTTGCTAAAATAATTTAATGAAATTGCCGTATTTTCCCCTGTTTCAGGGCTTTTTACCGCTATTATCCTGTAATTTTACGTTAGGTTCTTATATAATAAGGATATGAATAACGTGATAAAGTTACCTCAAAAACCACAACTGAATTACAGAGAAATGTCACAAGCAGACCTGGCTGCCCACTGCGAAAAGCAGGATAAGGCCATTGCCGAACTGACTCAAAACATGAATCGCCTCATTGAGATGATTCGTTTGAATAACCATAAGAAGTATGGTTCCAGCGGTGATTCTGTATCCTATCCCGAGGGAATGGAACAACTCTGCTTATTCAACGAAGTTGAAGTCACTGCTCAAAAAGGAGCGTCAGAACCAACTTTTGAAGAAGCAACGGCGAAGACCCCTAGAAAACCCAAACAAAAGGGTAAGCGTGAACAAGACTTCAAAGATTTGAAGGTCACCGTCATTGAACATGAGCTTCCGGCAGAACAGCAGGTTTGTCCAGTGTGTGACAGTCCCCTACACGATATGAAGGTTGAAATTACTAAGACACTGAAACTTGTACCGGCCCATTTCGAAGTTGAGGAACACCGCCGTCATGTCTATACCTGCCGTACGTGTGAAAAAAATCAAGGCGAAGGTGATAAGATCCCTTTTGTTCGTGCTGACATGCCCAACTTGCCGATTCCCGGAAGTTTTGCTACCCCGGAGTTGATCGCTGGCATCATCAATAGCAAATATACCAATGCAATGCCACTTTCCCGGATTGAGCGGGAGTTTGACCGGATGGACAGCGTCAGGATCTCTAGGCAGAACATGAGCAATTGGGTACTCCAATGTTCGGAGGAATACTTTTCAAGGATCTATACCCATATGAGAAGTGTCCTTCTGAGCAAAGACATCTTGCACGCCGATGAAACTTGGACCCGTGTTGTGCAGCAGGATGGCAGGGACTCCAAGAAAAAATGCTATATCTGGGTTTACTGCAGCGGGGCCCATGATGAGCCAATTATCTATTATGAATTCCATGAAAGCCGGGCTACGGAATCGGCCAAGGAATTTCTAAAGGACTACTCTGGTTTCTTGCACTCCGATGGCTACGAGGTTTACCATCGTTTGGGGCCGGGAATCACGGTTGTTGGATGTCTTGCCCATATAAAGCGTAAATTTACGGATGCTATTAAAGCATTAAGTCCGGAGGAGCAAAAGAAAACCGTTTGCTTCAAGGGACAGGAATATTGCGACTACTTGTTCCATATCGAAAAGAAATACAAGGATGCTACCCCCGAGGAGCGTCATAACAAGCGCCTCACCCTGTTAAAACCGGTGATGGATGCCTTTTTGTCGTGGCTTAAAGAGACCAAGCCCCTCATTGTACCCAAATCCCAAGCTTATGAGGCCGTAAATTATGCGCTGAACCAGTGGCCATACTTTGAGAATATCCTTTTAGATGGTCGCTTAGAGTTGACAAATAATTTGGTGGAGCGAAATATACGTCCGTTTACAATTGGCCGCAAAAATTGGGTCACCATGAAAACTGATCGGGGTGCACACGATAGCTCGATGGTTTACAGTATCATACAAACTGCATTGGCCAATGACCTAAAAGTTTATGAATATCTGGTCTATTTATTGAAACAGATGCCGAATACAAATTTTAACCAATTTCCGGAACTGATTGAGAAGTTTGTTCCTTGGTCTAAAGAGCTTCCGGCTAACTGCTACAAAACTAAAAATTGAAAATTCCCACGTCCAACCTTTGGGTTGGGCTTTTTTGTTTATTTTAAGTGCTTAGGATTTGACAATTACACCAAACTTAGGGTGCATTTTCTTTGTCAAGTAATAAAAATTATTGCGGTTTATTCATAATTTTTAACGGTTAATTTGTTTTTTTAGGTGCGAAGTTTGAGTTAGTAATCTCATCAACCTCCTTTTCTTCATAGTAGTTAAGGAACATTTCAACATGCTGGCAATATGCCTTAGCCGTAGAAGTGCTGTAATTCTTTAGTTTTAGATCCTTCTGCAGGCTCGGCACCAACATATTCCTTTCCATTTGAATCATCCTCCTTTGTTTATGGGCATAAAAATAGCCCTACTCGTTATGAGCAGAGCCTAAATTATCAACATTCAAATTTTACTTAGTTCCCAAACTCCCCTTGGGCTGATTTCTTTTGTTTTCATGATTCCACTTTTCCTAAGTTGTGTAGCTGCCCACCTGGCATCATACTGCCATGTATAAAATAAATCACCTGATTTCCTGAGTTCCGTTTCATAGTTGTTCCATATATATCTGCTAACTTCAACTATAGTAGCACTTCCTGCGTTGGTCTTGAGAGCTTCGACAACTATATCGGGTAAGTTTTCTTTTACCATTCATATACTCCTCCCCCTCTATTTCTTTCACATAACTCTTGCATTTGTGAACCAATGTCGTCTATTAAGCCCAAAATGATTTATTAGGCGACATAGTGTCGTGAATATTCACTATAAACAAACCAAACAGTCATTAATAATATAGATTATCTGCAGTTTTAAATAATCCTATTTTCTGGTTATTTCCTTTCTATTTCCACGGGTTACAACAAATTCCTTTAAAATAACAAAAAAAAGACAGTAAAAATCTGCCTTTCTATTTTCACACCTTGTCAGGGCTTATCCCTTATTTCCTCCCCCGATTAATGGTACATATACTAATTTATCGGCCCGATCAACCCTTCTTTTCTCCTGCCTAATTTGTCCCTGTTTTTTAGGGAGCTTTACACACATATACTCGTTTGCCCTGTTTGTGGTGCATACCCGCAAAAAACCGCCTTTATTTATGATACGGATGTCCGTAACGGGGCTAACGGATAATAGCTCCCAACTATTATAAACCAACATTCGGAAAGTTTTGGAGTCACACCAGCTAAAAGGGATATTGCTCCAAAACACGCGAGTTGAGAGCTGCTTTAGGTAAGGTCATCGATTTCTGGACCAGTTAGACTGGAATAAAGGAGAAAAATTAATTACCTATTCTATATGCGCTTCAAGATTAGAATAAATCAACATTAGGCAGTCTGCAAGATGTACCTGACTGTCTGTTATTTATGCTAAAAAATAGGGTTATTAGATGCTAGGAAATAAAAAAAAAGGTAAAAAAACCCCCTGCTACAAATTTATTATCGTTTTCATTTTATCAATCCAAAGAAAACACCAAATTATTTACACGCCAAATAAAAGACTCATTCAAATATATGAACACTGACACAAGGGTCGTCTTTCAGGACATAGTATCCTTTTTTTCTATCGATAATACTTGCTTCTTTTAATTCTTTTAATGCTTGCACGACCATTACACGTGAAGAACCGATCATATCAGCTAGTTCTTGTTGGGTGACTTTTAGGTCTATCAACAGGCCCCATGCTTCTTTCTGCCCATATTCGTTAGCAAATCTATAAAACAGGTTTAATAATTTTTCCTTTACCGTCTGTCTGGTCTCTTCTCCCTGTTTCTGTAAGTTTTCATAACGTTTTTTCCCTAAGTAACTAATAACCCTCCAGGCAAATGAAGAATCCTGTTGAATCGATTCTTTAAATTGTTGCCTATTAAAACAACAGATATATGCATCTTCCATGGCCACTGCACTTGATAGTTCTTTTTGGTCTTGATATAATGACAACTCACCAAGAATCTCCCCAGGGCCACAGACATCCAGAATTGTTTCGTGACCATCCTTAGTGGTTTGAACCATCTTCAGCTTACCTGACTTAATGAGATAAACAGTGCTAACCATCTCGTCCTGACGGAAAAGATAATCTCCTTTGACCAGCTTTTTTTTCGTCGTGCATCTGCACAAATTACTGAACTGCTGATTTTCAAGTCCTTGAAATAGTTCTAATTCCTGTAGGCAGATAATGCACCGTTTCATATTCGTACCCCCTAAAAAGGCTTATAACTCATTAATAGGTTATAATAGAAATATTGAAGTGTCAATGTCATCAATAAGTCACATAACATATAATAATCCCGCCTGTAAAAAGCGGGATTATTATATGTTAAAAATATTACAGTAGTGCTTCAGCCTTTTCTGCCTTAAAAAGAACTTGTTTATCTTCAATGCAAGCTTTGCCAGTCAGTCGGAAACCTTTAGGACCACCTTCCATCGTGGCAATTATCACCTGCATTTTTCCGTTCGCTTTAATGTTCTGCTGGGTTTTTTCCATCTTATAAATATCAAAACCTAAGATATTATTTTCTTTGATTTCACCTTTACCCACCACAATAGCATGTGGATCTCCATCTATTGAAACTGTAACAATAGTGATAAACGGAGCTTTTACTACCATATCTTTAATTTCGTCAGTAAACACCATGTAACTTCACTCCCTTTAAATAATTTAATTATTACCATTTTGGATCAATCATTACAAACTCTTGACGGTTACGCTAACTTTCTCCAATGCTTCAACCACATTCTGTTTAAAAGTGGTAAGACCAACATACTCAATTTCAATCGGCACCTGGGTATACTCGAAAAAATCTAGGATATCTTCATCATCGAATTCAACAACACCTGTATCCAGAAGCAGGATTTTGTCGTAAAAACCAAAATTTTGCCTTGCATCTATCTCGTCCCACCCCTGTCCTTGCTTGAAGATATCCTGCCAGTTCCGAAGCCAGCCAGGAGTGAGGTAAAAAACTCGTGCAGACTTCTCAATTTCCTCCTTGCGTTTATTGTCCAAAATTAGTTCGATGCAGTTACCTTTGAGCAACCGAACAACATGATATTGTTTTGTAAACTCGTCAAGCTCTGGGTGGCACATAGACCCAAAAAATAGTAATCTTTTTTCCTGGGTTACGTCATCCAGTGCATCAGTTATGCCTTTTCTCAGCTTATTATAGTCAACATGTAAAGCAGGTGGTAAATAAGTTATTTTGATGTCTTTACTAAATATCAATTCCTCACTTATTTGTTCTAGTACCTGTTCAAGCTCTGGTTGGAAAACACCGCAGGCAACAATGCACAACTCCATATTGAGATCGCCTCCTTTCTGGCTATAATTGATTCTTATGCTTCAATATTTAATATTATCTGTCCAGCCTAATTAATAGTAGCACTGATAGAAGATTTAAAATGCTAAATATTTTACATTAATTTATCTTTTTTCTAATAATATCAGCAAAGAACTACACTCTATTATGGTCATTCCGGATCTTCGTACACAACCTTAGTTATTTCTTAGTTCGCATTTCTAACCAATATGTACTCGATAATTAAATGACTTCCTCCCATAATAAGAATTATGCATGTCATTTTGTTTGTGCATAGAATAAATTATTAAACAGAAGAGGAGAAATAGTACATGTAATTATTGCGACTAAAATAATTGTGGCATTTAATGCACCACTGATGATTCCCATCTTATAACCAATCGTACCTACTGCAATGATAAGACTGAGTCTTGATGATGACAAAGTAGCTGCAGCTATCGATTTTTTCCATGAATAGATAAATCGCAGAAAGATCGAAGGCATTAAGTTTACAAAATAGATAATTGCTAAAAATACGGGTAATAAATACATTGACTCAGGATTATTTATAATATCTTTTACATTAAAATTTACCCCTACCATGATAAAAAACAGCGGAATAAAGAAACCATATCCAATCGCATCTAATTTTTGATATATTTGTGATGTAGCTCGGTCATTAATCAGGGAAACAATTAATCCTGCTAAGAAAGCTCCAAGAATCATTTCTGTTTTTAATAGCTGGGCAAGCGTCATGAACATAATTAATAAAGCAATAGTTCCTCTAACCTTTATCTGTGATGTTTTATGTGCCAGCTCTTCCATCATTGGATATTTCATTATTTTATTTCCTGCTTTATATACCAGAAAAAATGCTGGGATTAATAACAAAATTAATAGAATTTCAAAAACAGAACTGGAGCTAGTTAAGGTAACAAATAATGAAAGTAAAATCATGGTGGAGAAATCGGCTAATAATGCAGTTATCAATATTATTTGGCCGTATTCCTCATTTAATAAGCCTTTTTCTTTAAGGATTGGTACGACAATTCCAACAGAAGTACTACAGAACACAATAACAAAAAGAGTAATATTGGGTATTAACCCATAAATTTTCAGTAAAAAAGCTATGATAAATGACAAGATGAATGAAGTTAAGAATAAAATACTTGCAACAAAAAATGGTTGCTGAGTTAATTGACCTTTTTTACTGGAGGGACCAATCAATTGAAGATTTATTTCTAATCCTGACATGAACATAAGAAAAGCAAAACCTAATTGAAATAGAAAATCTAACCAGACACTTTCAGATACCAAATTTAAACCACTTTTTCCTATTACTATTCCGGCGACTATTTCACCAACTACAATAGGAATCGAAATAAACTTTATTCGATTAACAGCTGCAGGTATCACAGCTGCAACAAAAACTATTAATAATAAAGAAGAATAAGAGAATACTTCATTTGTCATATATACTACCTCAATCATAAATTATTATAATAACAGGCATCCTTAAAAGACTTATAAAAATTCCACTTAAAAATATAGTAAAGAGGATAATCATGATCTTTTATTTCTGAATTAATTCTATCCCCCAAATGCAGGGCTGATCCATCTTCATTGGACCCCATGCTATACACCTGTGACCCACAACAATAGGTTCAGTTAACTCATCCAGCAACCCGGCCAGTGCCTGGCCATAGGTGGAAGCTTTACCGGTGTCAATAGCATACGAGTGGACCATATCTGTGTTTTCAAGTGCTGCGGAGGTTCGGCCACAAAGATGGATCAGAAATCTCCCCCCAACTTCTTTTATCCCATTAATTATTCGCAGGTTTGATGGTCCGCTAAAATCCCGGTAAATAGTTGGTCCTATAACATC
This window harbors:
- a CDS encoding Crp/Fnr family transcriptional regulator; translation: MKRCIICLQELELFQGLENQQFSNLCRCTTKKKLVKGDYLFRQDEMVSTVYLIKSGKLKMVQTTKDGHETILDVCGPGEILGELSLYQDQKELSSAVAMEDAYICCFNRQQFKESIQQDSSFAWRVISYLGKKRYENLQKQGEETRQTVKEKLLNLFYRFANEYGQKEAWGLLIDLKVTQQELADMIGSSRVMVVQALKELKEASIIDRKKGYYVLKDDPCVSVHIFE
- a CDS encoding pyridoxamine 5'-phosphate oxidase family protein, coding for MVFTDEIKDMVVKAPFITIVTVSIDGDPHAIVVGKGEIKENNILGFDIYKMEKTQQNIKANGKMQVIIATMEGGPKGFRLTGKACIEDKQVLFKAEKAEALL
- a CDS encoding DUF1638 domain-containing protein → MELCIVACGVFQPELEQVLEQISEELIFSKDIKITYLPPALHVDYNKLRKGITDALDDVTQEKRLLFFGSMCHPELDEFTKQYHVVRLLKGNCIELILDNKRKEEIEKSARVFYLTPGWLRNWQDIFKQGQGWDEIDARQNFGFYDKILLLDTGVVEFDDEDILDFFEYTQVPIEIEYVGLTTFKQNVVEALEKVSVTVKSL
- a CDS encoding phage integrase N-terminal SAM-like domain-containing protein — encoded protein: MERNMLVPSLQKDLKLKNYSTSTAKAYCQHVEMFLNYYEEKEVDEITNSNFAPKKTN
- the tnpA gene encoding IS66 family insertion sequence element accessory protein TnpA, producing the protein MTLKEQSMIRRQQVKDYLASGQAAAAWCLENNLNITTLRYWVTKCNREANADPQQKTFIELKQTSIKEVPVIVKIGAVSIELYSGFQAETLREAIAAIYSI
- the tnpC gene encoding IS66 family transposase; the encoded protein is MIKLPQKPQLNYREMSQADLAAHCEKQDKAIAELTQNMNRLIEMIRLNNHKKYGSSGDSVSYPEGMEQLCLFNEVEVTAQKGASEPTFEEATAKTPRKPKQKGKREQDFKDLKVTVIEHELPAEQQVCPVCDSPLHDMKVEITKTLKLVPAHFEVEEHRRHVYTCRTCEKNQGEGDKIPFVRADMPNLPIPGSFATPELIAGIINSKYTNAMPLSRIEREFDRMDSVRISRQNMSNWVLQCSEEYFSRIYTHMRSVLLSKDILHADETWTRVVQQDGRDSKKKCYIWVYCSGAHDEPIIYYEFHESRATESAKEFLKDYSGFLHSDGYEVYHRLGPGITVVGCLAHIKRKFTDAIKALSPEEQKKTVCFKGQEYCDYLFHIEKKYKDATPEERHNKRLTLLKPVMDAFLSWLKETKPLIVPKSQAYEAVNYALNQWPYFENILLDGRLELTNNLVERNIRPFTIGRKNWVTMKTDRGAHDSSMVYSIIQTALANDLKVYEYLVYLLKQMPNTNFNQFPELIEKFVPWSKELPANCYKTKN
- the tnpB gene encoding IS66 family insertion sequence element accessory protein TnpB (TnpB, as the term is used for proteins encoded by IS66 family insertion elements, is considered an accessory protein, since TnpC, encoded by a neighboring gene, is a DDE family transposase.), with the protein product MSLNTAGLRIFLSCKPCDMRKSIEGLATLVQTQLQMDPFENCLYVFCNRACDKCKILHWSNNGWWLYYRKLSRGVFRWKFYENKQVLEVSERQFRWLLDGLSMDQPSAHKPVKQRIIL
- a CDS encoding cation:proton antiporter; translated protein: MTNEVFSYSSLLLIVFVAAVIPAAVNRIKFISIPIVVGEIVAGIVIGKSGLNLVSESVWLDFLFQLGFAFLMFMSGLEINLQLIGPSSKKGQLTQQPFFVASILFLTSFILSFIIAFLLKIYGLIPNITLFVIVFCSTSVGIVVPILKEKGLLNEEYGQIILITALLADFSTMILLSLFVTLTSSSSVFEILLILLLIPAFFLVYKAGNKIMKYPMMEELAHKTSQIKVRGTIALLIMFMTLAQLLKTEMILGAFLAGLIVSLINDRATSQIYQKLDAIGYGFFIPLFFIMVGVNFNVKDIINNPESMYLLPVFLAIIYFVNLMPSIFLRFIYSWKKSIAAATLSSSRLSLIIAVGTIGYKMGIISGALNATIILVAIITCTISPLLFNNLFYAQTK